One region of Archocentrus centrarchus isolate MPI-CPG fArcCen1 chromosome 6, fArcCen1, whole genome shotgun sequence genomic DNA includes:
- the LOC115781459 gene encoding LOW QUALITY PROTEIN: carnitine O-palmitoyltransferase 1, liver isoform-like (The sequence of the model RefSeq protein was modified relative to this genomic sequence to represent the inferred CDS: inserted 1 base in 1 codon) encodes MAEAHQAVAFQFTVTPEGIDLQLSHEALRQVYLSGLHSWKKRFIRFKNGVMTGVYPGSPAGFSIVVGSYMTYNKFKQLDPSLGLFTKLGQHIPISRYMSTDTQRIVGGVLVGTGLWVTIIMIMRNVLKSLLSWHGWMQERHGSLSWSTRVWMILVKVFSGRKPMLYSFQNSLPRLPLPSIKDTCQRYLESVRPLMDDKKYERMEGLTQDFEKNLGPRLQWYLKLKSWWASNYVSDWWEEYIYLRGRGPIMVNSNYYAMDFLYVFPTSIQAARAGNSIHAIMLYRRKLDRAQIKPIYLLANKVPLCSAQWERMFNTSRIPGVETDTLQHVNESKHIAVYHKGRFFKVWIFYDGRLLLPREIEQQMERILADKSEPLPGEEKLAALTAGDRTPWAKARETYFSRGKNKQSLDAIEKAAFFVTLDDTEQRYDADNPVTSLDSYAKSLLHGKCYDRWFDKSFNLIVFKNGTMGLNAEHSWADAPIIGHLWEHVLYMDPRLGYTEDGHCVGQPHPNLPGPQRLQWDIPAECQEAIEGSFTVARTLADDVDCDIIPFTDFGKGLIKKCRTSPDAFIQIALQLAHYRDKAKFCLTYEASMTRMFREGRTETVRSCTTETCAFVLSMIRDETREERLRLLKLAAEXHQSLYRLAMTGQGIDRHLFCLYVVSKYLGEDSPFLKEVLSEPWRLSTSQTPMQQVELFDLVRHPEYVSSGGGFGPVADDGYGVSYIILGESLINFHISSKRSSPETDSHRFGTNIRQAMLDILGLFELNNKAAK; translated from the exons ATGGCAGAAGCGCACCAGGCGGTGGCTTTTCAGTTCACAGTCACCCCTGAAGGCATTGACCTACAGCTGTCCCATGAGGCTCTCCGCCAGGTCTACCTTTCTGGCCTCCACTCCTGGAAGAAAAGGTTCATTCGGTTCAAG AATGGGGTAATGACTGGTGTGTACCCAGGCAGCCCAGCTGGGTTCTCCATTGTGGTCGGGTCCTACATGACTTACAATAAATTTAAACAGTTGGATCCATCTTTGGGGTTGTTTACCAAGCTGGGTCAACATATACCTATCAG CCGATATATGTCTACAGATACCCAGAGGATAGTCGGAGGAGTTCTGGTGGGCACAGGCCTGTGGGTCAccataataatgataatgaggAATGTCCTTAAGTCCTTGCTGTCATGGCATGGCTGGATGCAAGAACGTCATGGCTCCCTGTCCTGGTCGACTCGTGTGTGGATG ATTCTAGTGAAGGTGTTCTCTGGCCGGAAACCAATGCTGTACAGTTTCCAGAACTCTTTGCCACGATTACCTCTTCCCTCTATCAAGGACACCTGCCAAAGG tACCTGGAATCAGTGCGCCCACTGATGGATGATAAGAAGTATGAACGGATGGAAGGGTTGACTCAAGACTTTGAGAAGAATCTGGGACCCAGGCTGCAGTGGTACCTTAAACTCAAGTCCTGGTGGGCATCCAACTAT GTCAGTGACTGGTGGGAAGAGTACATTTACCTGAGAGGCCGTGGACCCATCATGGTCAACAGCAACTATTATGCCATG GATTTCCTGTACGTGTTCCCCACTTCCATCCAGGCTGCCAGGGCAGGTAATTCCATCCATGCCATCATGCTATACAGGAGAAAACTGGACAGAGCTCAGATCAAACCT ATATACTTGCTGGCGAACAAGGTTCCTCTGTGTTCAGCTCAGTGGGAGCGAATGTTTAACACCTCCCGCATCCCTGGTGTGGAGACAG ACACCCTTCAGCACGTGAACGAGAGCAAACACATAGCTGTGTATCATAAGGGACGCTTCTTCAAGGTGTGGATATTTTATGATGGGCGGCTACTGTTGCCACGTGAGATTGAGCAGCAGATGGAGAGGATCTTGGCAGACAAGTCGGAGCCCTTGCCAGGAGAGGAGAAACTAGCAGCACTTACTGCAGGGGATCG GACCCCTTGGGCAAAGGCCCGTGAGACATACTTCAGTCGTGGTAAGAACAAGCAGTCTCTGGATGCCATAGAAAAGGCAGCATTCTTCGTTACTCTTGATGACACAGAGCAGCGTTACGATGCAGATAACCCAGTCACGTCTCTGGACAGTTACGCCAAGTCCCTGCTCCATGGAAAATGCTATGACAG GTGGTTTGATAAGTCCTTTAATCTGATAGTTTTCAAGAATGGCACCATGGGACTAAATGCAGAGCATTCCTGGGCAGATGCTCCAATTATTGGCCATCTGTGGGAG CATGTACTTTACATGGACCCTAGGCTGGGATATACTGAAGATGGTCACTGTGTTGGGCAGCCTCATCCTAACCTGCCTGGCCCTCAAAGGCTGCAGTGGGACATCCCTGCTGAG TGCCAAGAGGCCATCGAGGGTTCTTTCACAGTAGCCAGAACTCTGGCAGATGATGTGGACTGTGACATTATCCCCTTCACCGACTTTGGAAAGGGACTGATTAAGAAGTGCCGCACTAGTCCTGATGCCTTCATCCAGATTGCCCTGCAGCTGGCCCACTACAGA GACAAAGCGAAGTTTTGCCTGACGTATGAAGCCTCCATGACTCGCATGTTCAGGGAAGGTCGCACAGAAACCGTTCGCTCTTGCACCACTGAGACTTGTGCCTTTGTTCTCTCCATGATCAGAGATGAGACA AGAGAAGAGCGTCTCAGGTTGCTCAAGCTGGCAGCAG AACATCAAAGCTTGTACCGCTTGGCAATGACAGGACAGGGCATCGATCGCCACCTTTTCTGTCTCTATGTGGTTTCCAAATACCTGGGAGAGGACTCGCCCTTCCTGAAGGAG gTCCTGTCTGAGCCGTGGAGGCTGTCCACTAGCCAGACTCCTATGCAGCAAGTTGAGCTCTTTGATCTGGTCAGACACCCAGAATATGTGTCCTCTGGAGGTGGTTTTGGTCCA GTGGCTGATGATGGTTATGGTGTCTCCTATATCATTCTTGGTGAGAGCCTCATCAACTTCCATATCTCCAGCAAACGCTCAAGTCCAGAAACT GACTCGCATCGTTTTGGGACCAACATCAGACAGGCCATGCTGGACATTCTGGGTCTCTTTGAGCTCAACAACAAAGCTGCCAAGTGA